CTCAGATATGAGGGATTGGAGGAGTGTTGTCTCACCATCACCGATGGTGAAAGAAAGGAgatcacacacacaaagaataatGCTAAATACTGCAAATTTCAGGGCAGAGAGAAATCAAGGTGGGCTGAAAGAGTCAGAAGAGTCTCCCTGGAGGAAGTGAGTATTGAGAGAGCAGGTCTCAGAGGCAGACTCTGCGGAACTGGCCAGAGTCCTGCTTGGGTCCTACTGGGTAAGCCATGTGGGGTCCACTCTTCTGTGTCTGATAGCACAGATCTGTGTTACAGGGCTCAGGATGCTGCTGCTGGGAGCTGTTCTACTGCTACTAGCCCTGCCCAGTCATGGCCAGGGAACCACTGAAGGGCCTGAAGTCCTTCCCATCCCCAAGGGGGCCTGCGCAGGCTGGATGGCAGGCATCCCAGGGCATCCTGGCCACAACGGGACCCCAGGGCGTGATGGCAGAGATGGCATCCCTGGCGAGAAGGGTGAGAAAGGAGATCCAGGTAAGAATAAGGTCTTTAGTCTCCTCTGTCACAGACTTCTCCTGGGTAGAAGAGGGCTTCAGAACTATAGGAGGGCAATAGTTATTAACTAAGGTCTACACACAGGGAAGAAACAAAGCTTTTTAATGTGACCCACAGGCAACATGAAGTGGATTTTGGATTGGCTTTTCAAAGGTAAACACACGTGGTACCTTTAAAACCAAGTATTCTTGACTGTGCTCTACTCACACCACCTTCCCCATCCTCTTTCCATCCCCACCCTCATCCATCCCTATTCCCAGTTTCCTCATATTCCTGTTTCCGTTAATTTTCCCTTAATTCCCATTCCATCCAGTGGCATTCAACCATACTTCCTGGTACCTCCTGCAGGTCACAGTCCTTCTCTTGGAGAACTCTTGCTCTAGTGCACAGGACTGTTAGAGGTTACCACAAGAGAGTCTACTCCAAATATGCTGAAGTGAATGTGGACAAGTGCCTAAACAGTGGAATAGAGAGAAAATGCCCTCAATGCAGACCTGGGTTAACAGTGAAGGCTTTCAAGAGGAGGTGGGGCTTGAGCGAGGCCTTGAAGGATGTGCAGACAGAATAAAGGAGGGAGGGCAGCCTAGACAGAGGGCACAGAAAAGCAGACGTGTAGTTGGTTGAGCTGGCACATAAAGTGTGGGCAGGGTGGAGCATCAGTGATGGAGATGTATAGGAGATAAGGTTGGAGATGAATTTAGGGAGGACCTGCTGTCGGGCAGGGGATGTGGAGGAGGAAGTGACAGCTGTCTGCTTTGGAAGCTCTCATTGGTTCCTTGCTCTGTAAGTCAAGCAGTTTGTAGGTAGGGGGCCACAGGAACAGTGATTTATGCTGGAACCAACCTAAACAGGAATTCTGTTTTTGTGGTCACTAAGGTCTTCTCGTTCTCTAGGTTTTGCTGGTCCTAAGGGTGACACCGGTGAAAATGGAGTGACTGGGGTTGAAGGTCCCCGAGGCTTTCCAGGAATCCCAGGCAGAAAAGGAGAACCTGGAGAAAGTGCCTATGTATACCGCTCAGCATTCAGTGTGGGACTGGAGACCCGGGTCACCATTCCCAACATTCCCATTCGCTTTACCAAGATCTTCTACAATCAGCAAAACCACTATGATGGCACCACTGGCAAATTCTACTGCAACATTCCCGGGCTGTACTACTTCTCCTACCACATCACAGTTTACTTGAAGGATGTGAAGGTCAGCCTCTACAAGAAGGACAAGGCCGTGCTCTTCACCTATGACCAGTTCCAGGACAAGAACGTGGACCAGGCATCTGGCTCTGTGCTCCTCTATCTGGAGAAGGGTGACCAGGTCTGGCTCCAGGTGTATGGGAATGGAGAGAACAATGGGGTCTATGCAGATAATGTCCATGACTCCACCTTCACAGGCTTCCTTCTCTACCATGACATTGAATAAACACCACTAACTCAGAGCCTCAACTGGGCCGAGCAGCCCAAAGTCAAAGAACAGTCCACAGGTCTTCAGTGTAGTTAGGAGACTGATTTTATTATCTAGTTGGAGGACTCTGaacattgttcattcattcattcatcatgtaccttttcaaaaaaTCATATACTGTGTTCCCAGACAGTCCTGAAGAAGACACATCCCTTGGCCTCAAAAATCTATTATGTAGTGGTAATATTAGAAGGATGGTAACATTTACTGGGGAGTTTCACAAACATGACAAGATAACCAACTACAAGGAAGTATTTGACAGTGCTATTCTGTGCCCACTGTTTTTCCTTATGTTCATGCCAATCCTGTGAAGTACACAGGAAAGATACTATTCTCCTCTTTTTACACTTGGGGTCCTGAGGATGAGAGAGTTAAGTGaatgcctaaagtcacacagggATTTAGTGGCAGAGTTAGAAATCCAACCCAGGGCCGTGGGCATTTTCCAGTATACAGTGCCCGTTTTAAGGAGTGTATGGCCTTTTGGAGGGTATTGGTAGGCGTCTCTCACACAGCTTGCCTGAGGGCCTTTGGATTGGCCTTCACCATGCATTAAGCCTTTCCCCAGTAGTGCTCCCTCAGAGAAGGTGGTTCTATGACTATGTCCCTTTCCAACTGGCTACTCAGCGGCTCCTGCACTACTCCATActtcctcttctctgtctctttcctcatGCTCTTCTCTCTGGCCCAGAAAGTCAACTCCATCTCCATATGTTGACATCTTCCCTGTTTCTCAACTCCACCTGGTCAGGAAGCTTCTCTGATGTGATGTCTCTTTCCTGCAAGCCTTTCTCACACCTGTGCCCCTCTACGTTACCCTGGATAAGAGTCCTAGGTCTGTGAAACATCCTCCCACAGGCCAGGGACGACTGCTTAGAAAGGACTGTGCTTCCTTCATCCCAAGTCCCCTTGTAGGTCCTTGATAAATGCCTCATGAAGAGCAAGCCCTGGAACCTCATATCTACCCAGAGTTAACTCCATTTCAGTCTCTCCGTATAACTAATACCTATCTAAAAAAACCAGTTTCATTTTAGGAACTCCTTGATTTTAAACACCCAATCTTTGTTCCACTGGACAGCTTGAATCTTTTCCACCGAGGTTCGGGATGACTGTACTTTCCAGAACACTTAAAGAATTTTCCCTCAAGGAAGTAGTTTGAGCCTTCAATGCAAAACCCATGAAGGAATTTGGAAACCATTCTTTCTTTGAGCACCAACAGGGTCTGGGAAGACCTGGGCTTCCTGAATCTACTCGTGTTCTTTAAGaattgtaaagaaagaaagaaaaggaaaaaagaaatgataactgtctgaggtgatagatatgttaagtagcttgattgtggtgaatatttcacaatgtatatctatatcaaatcatcaaattgtacaccttaaatatacacattttaaattgtcaaatattcctcaaaaaaaggggg
This genomic window from Kogia breviceps isolate mKogBre1 chromosome 5, mKogBre1 haplotype 1, whole genome shotgun sequence contains:
- the ADIPOQ gene encoding adiponectin, which codes for MLLLGAVLLLLALPSHGQGTTEGPEVLPIPKGACAGWMAGIPGHPGHNGTPGRDGRDGIPGEKGEKGDPGFAGPKGDTGENGVTGVEGPRGFPGIPGRKGEPGESAYVYRSAFSVGLETRVTIPNIPIRFTKIFYNQQNHYDGTTGKFYCNIPGLYYFSYHITVYLKDVKVSLYKKDKAVLFTYDQFQDKNVDQASGSVLLYLEKGDQVWLQVYGNGENNGVYADNVHDSTFTGFLLYHDIE